The nucleotide sequence GTGCGGGCGGCGAAAAGCGCTGATTTACAGCCGTTCGAAAATCACCGCAATACCCTGGCCACCGCCGATACACATGGTGGCGATGGCATAGCGGCCCTTGATGCGCTGCAGTTCGTACAGCGCCTTGGTGGCGATCACGCCGCCGCTGGCACCCACCGGATGCCCCAGCGCAATGGCCCCGCCATTGGGGTTGGTCTTGTCGGCAGGCAGGCCCAGTGCCTTGCTCACCGCCAGCGACTGGGCGGCAAAGGCTTCGTTGGATTCGATCACGTCGATCTGGTCCAGGCTAAGCCCGGCACGCTGCAGTGCTGCCTGGGTGGCCGGAATCGGGCCTTCGCCCATGATGTGATTGGGCACGCCACACACGGCATAAGACACGATACGGGCCAGCGGCTGCTGGCCGGCGGCTGCGGCGGCATCGGCTGCAGCCAGCACCAGGAAGGCTGCGCCGTCATTGATGCCGGAAGCGTTGCCGGCGGTGACCGAGCCATCTTTCTTGAAGGCAGGTTTCATCTTGGCCAGCGCATCCAGCGTGGTGGCGCGCGGATGTTCATCGGTATCGAATACCACTTCGCCCTTGCGGGTCTGGGTGACGATGGGGACGATCTGCGAAACGAAACGGCCATCCGCGATGGCTGCGGCGGCACGCTGCTGCGAGGCAAGGGCGAAGGCATCCTGCTCTTCGCGCGTCAGCTGCCATTTGTCGACCAGGTTTTCCGCCGTGATGCCCATGTGGCCGACGCCGAAGGGGTCGGTCAGTGCGGCGGTCATCATGTCGATGGCGGTGGCATTGCCCATGCGCGCACCGCTGCGCAGTTGCGGCAGCAGATAGCCGCCGCGCGACATGACTTCCACCCCGCCGCCGATGGCGTAATCACAGTCGCCCAGCATGATGGCCTGGGCGCTGGATACCACGGCTTGCAGGCCGGAGCCGCACAGGCGGTTTACCGCCATGGCCACCGATTCCATCGGCAGACCGGCGGCGATGGAGGCCAGCCGTGCTACATAGGCGTAACGGGCTTCGGTGGGAATGCAATTGCCCACGGTGACATGGTGGATGTGTTCGGCAGCCACGCCGGAGCGGGCAATGGCTTCCTTCATGACCAGGCCGCCCAGTTCGGCCGGCTCCAGGTGGCTGAGTGCGCCGCCAAAGGTGCCAATGGCGGAGCGTACCGCGCTCAGTACCACGATCTCGCGTTGTTTCATCTTCTGTTTCTCCCGTTTTGTGCTGCTTGTGCAGTGCATCAAATGTGCCTGCCAACGATACCAGCGTCACCGGGGCTTTGCCAGCCATGCGGCGTGGCCGGCCCCAGCCAGCCTAGCCGTCCGTTGCCATGGCCAGGCGCTGGATTTCCTCACGTGGCGGCAGGCCGAACAGGCGCTTGAACTCGCGGCTGAACTGCGAAGGGCTGGCATAGCCCACGGCATAAGCGGCCTGGCTGATATTGTGGCCATCCTGCAGCAATAAATGGCGTGCCTGATGCAGGCGGGTGTTTTTCAGATACTGGATGGGGGCATAGCCGGTGACGGCCTTGAAGCTTTCATGAAAGGCGCTGCTGCTCATACCGGCCAGTTCGGCCAGCAGGGCCACGCTGAGCGGCAAGGCGTAATGGCGGTGGATGTGTTCGATGCTGCGTTGTATCTGGCGCAGCCGCCCATGGCGGGCAAACAAGGCCCGCAGGGTTTGTCCGGCATCGGCCAGCAGGATGCGGTAGAGGATTTCCCGCACGATGCCCGGCCCCAGCACCCGGCTTTCCTGCTCCTGCTGCAGGCTGTGCAACAAGCGCCGCGCTGCGTCCTGCAGCGCTGGCGTCATGGGACAAAGCAGCATGCCCTGTGGTTTGCCGCTGGTTTTGTGCTGGGGCGGGTCATCCATCAGCCGCAGTAGCTGGTCTACCAGGCTGGGGTCGATGCGGATGACCAGTGCCAGCAGGTGTTCGTCTTGCTGCAGGCTGGTATCGCATTCGAACTGCATGGGGGTGGCGACCACCAGGCAATGCCCGGGATCGACACTCAGCACCTGCTCACCCAGATAGCCGCGCTGGCAGCCCTGAGCCACGATCACCACGCTGGCTTCATGCAATACCGGAGTGGGGGGGCTGTTACTGTCCTGGCGCAGCAGGCTGACGCCATCCAGCCGGCTGGGGTGCCAGCCTGCTTGCGCTGCCTGTTGCAATATATGGGTGGCCAGATCGATTGCCTTGTTCGCAGTCATCATCATTCCCCTTATCTCGGCCAACACGATAGCGGCGCTGCCGGGCAGCCTGCTGCCTGCCCAACTGCCTGTTTTGGTGAGATGCTGTTTGCACGCGGTGCTAAGCGGCAAAATGCATAGGAATAGGCAAGGCTGGCGGAGTTTGCGCACTTG is from Aquitalea aquatilis and encodes:
- a CDS encoding acetyl-CoA C-acyltransferase family protein; translation: MKQREIVVLSAVRSAIGTFGGALSHLEPAELGGLVMKEAIARSGVAAEHIHHVTVGNCIPTEARYAYVARLASIAAGLPMESVAMAVNRLCGSGLQAVVSSAQAIMLGDCDYAIGGGVEVMSRGGYLLPQLRSGARMGNATAIDMMTAALTDPFGVGHMGITAENLVDKWQLTREEQDAFALASQQRAAAAIADGRFVSQIVPIVTQTRKGEVVFDTDEHPRATTLDALAKMKPAFKKDGSVTAGNASGINDGAAFLVLAAADAAAAAGQQPLARIVSYAVCGVPNHIMGEGPIPATQAALQRAGLSLDQIDVIESNEAFAAQSLAVSKALGLPADKTNPNGGAIALGHPVGASGGVIATKALYELQRIKGRYAIATMCIGGGQGIAVIFERL
- a CDS encoding AraC family transcriptional regulator; its protein translation is MMMTANKAIDLATHILQQAAQAGWHPSRLDGVSLLRQDSNSPPTPVLHEASVVIVAQGCQRGYLGEQVLSVDPGHCLVVATPMQFECDTSLQQDEHLLALVIRIDPSLVDQLLRLMDDPPQHKTSGKPQGMLLCPMTPALQDAARRLLHSLQQEQESRVLGPGIVREILYRILLADAGQTLRALFARHGRLRQIQRSIEHIHRHYALPLSVALLAELAGMSSSAFHESFKAVTGYAPIQYLKNTRLHQARHLLLQDGHNISQAAYAVGYASPSQFSREFKRLFGLPPREEIQRLAMATDG